The following are encoded together in the Populus trichocarpa isolate Nisqually-1 chromosome 5, P.trichocarpa_v4.1, whole genome shotgun sequence genome:
- the LOC7469162 gene encoding uncharacterized protein LOC7469162 isoform X2, whose product MVRPDILGLPTGAPVSVKKEQSSSFKEFCKACLSIFAGWCSVDRKLSPPSSGRSDELQVKFEAISQAPEELGYDTEEGKTMNGIHSFRYNANSMRGDNPSSPRGFFRHKSMDGCFPNISSPLSRSGSLKSPSRKLSFRKRNTSQKRTDSRHGLSASLSRNASRKNASTIMFSNSMGKMKPPAIERPLECTLEELCYGCMKKIEITRDVIITNTGQVIQEEETLTVRVKPGWKKGTKITFEGMGNERPGTCTADIILVIAEKRHSLFRREGEGLEIGVEVPLVKALTGCQISIPLLGGEETSLMIDDIIHPGYERIIEGQGMPSTKEQGGRGNLRVVFLVEFPTQLTDEQRSDIRTILEDSS is encoded by the exons ATGGTTCGTCCTGACATTCTAGGCTTACCAACAGGTGCCCCCGTTTCTGTGAAGAAAGAGCAATCTTCCAGCTTTAAAGAATTTTGCAAAGCCTGTCTATCCATATTCGCCGGATGGTGTAGCGTTGATAGAAAATTATCTCCACCTTCTTCAGGCAGATCAGATGAATTACAAGTGAAATTTGAAGCCATCAGCCAAGCTCCCGAG GAACTTGGTTACGATACAGAAGAGGGAAAGACGATGAATGGAATCCACAGTTTTAGATACAATGCTAATAGTATGCGAGGTGACAATCCTTCGAGTCCAAGAGGATTCTTCAGGCATAAAAGCATGGATGGCTGCTTTCCCAATATATCTTCTCCTCTGTCAAGAAGTGGAAGCCTGAAGAGCCCTTCTCGAAAATTATCTTTCCGAAAGAGAAATACGAGTCAGAAAAGAACCGATTCACGTCATGGCTTGTCCGCATCTCTCTCAAGAAATGCAAGCCGGAAGAACGCCAGCACCATCATGTTTTCAAACTCAATGGGAAAGATGAAACCTCCGGCTATTGAAAGGCCTCTCGAGTGCACGCTTGAGGAGCTATGTTATGGATGCATGAAAAAGATCGAGATAACAAGAGATGTCATAATTACAAATACAGG GCAAGTAATCCAAGAAGAGGAAACATTGACAGTTAGAGTGAAGCCAGGATGGAAAAAGGGAACGAAGATCACATTTGAAGGAATGGGAAATGAGAGGCCTGGCACTTGCACAGCTGATATAATCCTCGTGATTGCCGAGAAACGACACTCTCTGTTTCGGAGGGAAGGAGAAGGTTTGGAGATAGGAGTAGAAGTTCCACTAGTGAAGGCTCTAACTGGCTGCCAGATCTCAATCCCTTTGTTGGGCGGTGAGGAAACAAGTTTGATGATCGATGATATCATTCACCCTGGCTATGAAAGGATCATAGAAGGTCAAGGCATGCCAAGCACAAAAGAGCAGGGGGGGAGAGGAAACTTGAGAGTTGTCTTCCTCGTTGAATTCCCGACACAACTGACAGATGAACAACGGTCAGATATTCGTACTATTTTAGAGGATTCTTCTTGA
- the LOC7469162 gene encoding uncharacterized protein LOC7469162 isoform X1, with the protein MVRPDILGLPTGAPVSVKKEQSSSFKEFCKACLSIFAGWCSVDRKLSPPSSGRSDELQVKFEAISQAPEELGYDTEEGKTMNGIHSFRYNANSMRGDNPSSPRGFFRHKSMDGCFPNISSPLSRSGSLKSPSRKLSFRKRNTSQKRTDSRHGLSASLSRNASRKNASTIMFSNSMGKMKPPAIERPLECTLEELCYGCMKKIEITRDVIITNTGSVPRQVIQEEETLTVRVKPGWKKGTKITFEGMGNERPGTCTADIILVIAEKRHSLFRREGEGLEIGVEVPLVKALTGCQISIPLLGGEETSLMIDDIIHPGYERIIEGQGMPSTKEQGGRGNLRVVFLVEFPTQLTDEQRSDIRTILEDSS; encoded by the exons ATGGTTCGTCCTGACATTCTAGGCTTACCAACAGGTGCCCCCGTTTCTGTGAAGAAAGAGCAATCTTCCAGCTTTAAAGAATTTTGCAAAGCCTGTCTATCCATATTCGCCGGATGGTGTAGCGTTGATAGAAAATTATCTCCACCTTCTTCAGGCAGATCAGATGAATTACAAGTGAAATTTGAAGCCATCAGCCAAGCTCCCGAG GAACTTGGTTACGATACAGAAGAGGGAAAGACGATGAATGGAATCCACAGTTTTAGATACAATGCTAATAGTATGCGAGGTGACAATCCTTCGAGTCCAAGAGGATTCTTCAGGCATAAAAGCATGGATGGCTGCTTTCCCAATATATCTTCTCCTCTGTCAAGAAGTGGAAGCCTGAAGAGCCCTTCTCGAAAATTATCTTTCCGAAAGAGAAATACGAGTCAGAAAAGAACCGATTCACGTCATGGCTTGTCCGCATCTCTCTCAAGAAATGCAAGCCGGAAGAACGCCAGCACCATCATGTTTTCAAACTCAATGGGAAAGATGAAACCTCCGGCTATTGAAAGGCCTCTCGAGTGCACGCTTGAGGAGCTATGTTATGGATGCATGAAAAAGATCGAGATAACAAGAGATGTCATAATTACAAATACAGGGTCTGTTCCCAG GCAAGTAATCCAAGAAGAGGAAACATTGACAGTTAGAGTGAAGCCAGGATGGAAAAAGGGAACGAAGATCACATTTGAAGGAATGGGAAATGAGAGGCCTGGCACTTGCACAGCTGATATAATCCTCGTGATTGCCGAGAAACGACACTCTCTGTTTCGGAGGGAAGGAGAAGGTTTGGAGATAGGAGTAGAAGTTCCACTAGTGAAGGCTCTAACTGGCTGCCAGATCTCAATCCCTTTGTTGGGCGGTGAGGAAACAAGTTTGATGATCGATGATATCATTCACCCTGGCTATGAAAGGATCATAGAAGGTCAAGGCATGCCAAGCACAAAAGAGCAGGGGGGGAGAGGAAACTTGAGAGTTGTCTTCCTCGTTGAATTCCCGACACAACTGACAGATGAACAACGGTCAGATATTCGTACTATTTTAGAGGATTCTTCTTGA
- the LOC7460962 gene encoding ubiquitin carboxyl-terminal hydrolase 26 isoform X1, whose translation MTPPATRGKNKRNRPGDIANITSEILRKIHANGKVTDGDVNQLYMIWKPVCQGCRVNTKDNPNCFCGLIPPPNGSRKSGLWQKMSDILQALGSDPFNDLRSTDETPSGLTNLGATCYANSVLQCLYMNASFREGVFSVEPDVLNEQPVLYQLVRLFAQLHASKLAFIDPAPFITTLELDNAVQQDGHEFLTLLLSLLERCLSHSKVSKARTIVQDLFRGSVSQVTTCSNCGRDSEASSKTEDFYELQMNVKGLKSLDESLDQYLSVEQLHGENQYNCELCKSRVDATHRIRLRTLPDVLNFQLKRYEFLPKTTTRKKITSAFGFPGELDMGRRLSEPSQLEWIYDLSAVLIHKGTAVNSGHYIAHIKDENTGQWWEFDDEHVSNLGRRPFGEGFSSSAKGVHSDKVSPSCAGATLADTSRSMDAVQPQSLESNIHSCKEIFSSTDAYRLMYNLRRTRKNDGKRDHIANNIQLEGHKGLHNGFHPASQLFEDINDMNASYAAACEEYKLKKEKEVRHITERREEVRSVLSEAPVRLHQEPFYWVSTDWLRQWADNVTPGVIDNKPIQCLHGKVPVSKVGSMKRLSAKAWGILFSKYDGGPALTNSDCCMACLIDGAKSVVFADSYRDQRTLMRDLANDVIAGKCLDGAYFVSKTWLQQWVRRKNIDAPSEADAGPTASIMCRHGQLRPEQAGAKRLLVPETLWHFLYKDAVAVKSDDPLGCTTFPSDSAQCSECSDELSEVACFEDSIREMKLKQRQNHEKLATGKSIPLSLNCTYYLMPSSWLTKWRNYINSSGKNISSSVEPEVLDPVIDALKCEWHSRLLERPPDLVNKRGVLIQKSSTTDALTIITENDWNSFCEDWGGNKEKGIMATIESSDVAENNLGGSQEDVFVFKDHPSSQDEANNDPEIRQPLIRTSPEICEDCIGERKSRELAKKLNYFNEDINVSLVRGKEAPRSILEASSTTPETDRRASKRSRKTSYGTSVNLKVSGSTSLYQLKMMIWESLGVVKENQILHKGSMIIDQESATLADLSIFPGDKLWVQDSEIHEHRDIADEITDQKANAQHPEKGFQGTLLTTTTSSQVA comes from the exons ATGACTCCACCAGCTACGCGaggtaaaaataaaaggaatagaCCGGGTGATATTGCTAATATCACTTCTGAAATATTAAG GAAAATTCATGCAAATGGTAAAGTTACCGATGGAGATGTGAACCAGCTGTACATGATATGGAAGCCAGTTTGTCAAGGCTGCCGTGTGAATACTAAAGATAACCCTAACTGCTTTTGTGGATTGATTCCACCACCCAATGGAAGTCGTAAATCTGGCTTATGGCAGAAAATGTCTGATATTCTTCAAGCGCTTGGCTCAGACCCATTCAATGATCTTCGTAGTACTGATGAAACTCCGTCTGGTCTAACTAATCTGGGAGCAACATGCTATGCCAATAGTGTACTTCAGTGTCTGTACATGAACGCCTCGTTTCGAGAAGGTGTTTTCTCTGTTGAGCCAGATGTGTTAAACGAACAGCCTGTGTTATATCAGCTTGTCCGGCTTTTTGCACAGTTGCATGCTAGTAAATTAGCTTTTATTGATCCAGCTCCATTTATAACGACCCTGGAGCTGGATAATGCAGTTCAGCAGGATGGCCATGAGTTCCTGACCTTGCTTCTTTCACTGCTTGAACGTTGTCTGAGCCACTCTAAAGTTTCTAAGGCGAGAACAATTGTTCAAGATCTTTTTCGAGGAAGTGTATCACAAGTAACAAC GTGCTCAAATTGTGGAAGAGATTCTGAAGCATCTTCCAAAACTGAAGACTTCTACGAGCTGCAGATGAATGTCAAAGGCTTGAAAAGCTTAGACGAGAGTTTGGATCAGTACCTTAGTGTGGAACAGCTTCATGGAGAGAATCAATACAATTGTGAATTGTGTAAAAGCAGAGTCGATGCTACTCACCGCATCAGGCTGCGAACTCTACCTGATGTCCTTAATTTTCAGCTTAAGCGTTACGAGTTCCTTCCAAAG ACTACTACAAGGAAGAAAATCACATCTGCTTTTGGTTTCCCTGGAGAATTGGATATGGGGCGTAGGCTGTCTGAACCTTCTCAGCTGGAATGGATATATGACTTGTCAGCTGTGTTGATTCACAAGGGAACTGCTGTAAATAGCGGCCATTACATTGCTCATATCAAGGATGAGAATACAGGGCAGTGGTGGGAATTTGATGATGAGCATGTCTCAAACCTAGGTCGTCGCCCATTTGGAGAAGGCTTTTCAAGTTCTGCTAAAGGTGTTCATAGTGACAAAGTTTCACCATCTTGTGCAGGAGCAACGCTTGCTGATACCAGCAGAAGTATGGATGCTGTTCAGCCACAATCTTTAGAATCTAACATTCATAGTTGTAAAGAGATTTTTTCATCTACTGATGCATACAGGCTGATGTATAATCTTAGGCGTACTAGAAAGAATGATGGTAAAAGAGATCATATTGCCAACAATATTCAATTAGAAGGTCACAAGGGTTTACACAATGGCTTTCATCCTGCATCTCAACTCTTTGAGGATATAAATGATATGAATGCATCATATGCTGCTGCTTGTGAAGAGTACAaattgaagaaggaaaaagaggtGCGTCATATCACAGAACGGAGAGAAGAGGTGCGATCAGTTCTCTCAGAAGCTCCTGTTCGATTGCATCAAGAACCATTTTATTGGGTTTCTACGGACTGGCTTCGCCAGTGGGCTGACAATGTCACTCCAGG TGTTATAGACAACAAGCCTATCCAATGCTTACATGGAAAGGTTCCAGTGTCTAAAGTTGGGTCCATGAAGCGGTTGTCTGCTAAAGCTTGGGGAATCTTGTTTTCTAAG TATGATGGAGGGCCAGCACTGACCAATAGTGACTGCTGCATGGCTTGCCTTATTGATGGTGCCAAATCTGTGGTCTTTGCTGATAGCTATAGGGATCAAAGAACATTAATGAGAGATCTTGCAAATGATGTAATTGCTGGGAAGTGCTTGGATGGAGCATATTTTGTGTCCAAGACATG gCTGCAACAGTGGGTGAGACGAAAAAATATTGATGCTCCAAGTGAAGCTGATGCAGGACCAACAGCTTCAATTATGTGCCGACATGGACAACTAAGACCTGAGCAAGCTGGTGCCAAGCGATTGCTGGTTCCTGAGACACTTTGGCACTTTTTGTACAAGGATGCGGTTGCTGTAAAGTCTGATGATCCCTTGGGATGCACAACTTTTCCTTCAGATTCTGCACAGTGTTCTGAATGCAGTGATGAACTTTCTGAAGTTGCCTGCTTTGAGGattctataag GGAGATGAAGCTCAAACAGCGCCAAAATCATGAGAAGTTGGCTACTGGAAAGAGTATTCCCCTGTCTTTGAACTGCACGTATTACTTGATGCCTTCTTCTTGGCTCACAAAATGGAGAAACTACATAAATTCAAGTGGAAAGAATATTTCTTCATCAGTGGAACCTGAAGTTCTCGATCCTGTTATTGATGCACTGAAATGTGAATGG CATTCACGACTCCTAGAAAGGCCTCCTGACCTGGTGAACAAACGCGGTGTGCTTATACAGAAGAGTTCTACT ACAGATGCTTTAACAATAATTACAGAGAATGACTGGAACAGCTTCTGTGAAGACTGGGGCGGCAACAAGGAGAAAGGCATAATGGCAACAATTGAGTCCAGTGATGTTGCAGAAAATAATTTGGGTGGGTCCCAGGAAGATGTGTTTGTATTTAAAGACCATCCAAGTTCTCAGGACGAAGCAAACAATGACCCAGAGATCAGACAGCCTTTGATTAGGACCTCTCCAGAG ATTTGCGAGGATTGCATTGGTGAAAGAAAAAGTCGTGAGTTGGCGAAGAAGCTGAATTACTTCAATGAGGACATAAATGTATCTCTTGTACGTGGCAAGGAAGCTCCAAGATCAATTTTAGAAGCTTCTTCAACTACTCCTGAGACAGATCGGCGCGCCTCCAAGCGATCTCGAAAGACCAGTTATGGGACTTCAGTAAATCTAAAAGTTTCTGGTTCCACATCATTATACCAGTTAAAAATGATGATATGGGAATCACTTGGG
- the LOC7460962 gene encoding ubiquitin carboxyl-terminal hydrolase 26 isoform X2, protein MIWKPVCQGCRVNTKDNPNCFCGLIPPPNGSRKSGLWQKMSDILQALGSDPFNDLRSTDETPSGLTNLGATCYANSVLQCLYMNASFREGVFSVEPDVLNEQPVLYQLVRLFAQLHASKLAFIDPAPFITTLELDNAVQQDGHEFLTLLLSLLERCLSHSKVSKARTIVQDLFRGSVSQVTTCSNCGRDSEASSKTEDFYELQMNVKGLKSLDESLDQYLSVEQLHGENQYNCELCKSRVDATHRIRLRTLPDVLNFQLKRYEFLPKTTTRKKITSAFGFPGELDMGRRLSEPSQLEWIYDLSAVLIHKGTAVNSGHYIAHIKDENTGQWWEFDDEHVSNLGRRPFGEGFSSSAKGVHSDKVSPSCAGATLADTSRSMDAVQPQSLESNIHSCKEIFSSTDAYRLMYNLRRTRKNDGKRDHIANNIQLEGHKGLHNGFHPASQLFEDINDMNASYAAACEEYKLKKEKEVRHITERREEVRSVLSEAPVRLHQEPFYWVSTDWLRQWADNVTPGVIDNKPIQCLHGKVPVSKVGSMKRLSAKAWGILFSKYDGGPALTNSDCCMACLIDGAKSVVFADSYRDQRTLMRDLANDVIAGKCLDGAYFVSKTWLQQWVRRKNIDAPSEADAGPTASIMCRHGQLRPEQAGAKRLLVPETLWHFLYKDAVAVKSDDPLGCTTFPSDSAQCSECSDELSEVACFEDSIREMKLKQRQNHEKLATGKSIPLSLNCTYYLMPSSWLTKWRNYINSSGKNISSSVEPEVLDPVIDALKCEWHSRLLERPPDLVNKRGVLIQKSSTTDALTIITENDWNSFCEDWGGNKEKGIMATIESSDVAENNLGGSQEDVFVFKDHPSSQDEANNDPEIRQPLIRTSPEICEDCIGERKSRELAKKLNYFNEDINVSLVRGKEAPRSILEASSTTPETDRRASKRSRKTSYGTSVNLKVSGSTSLYQLKMMIWESLGVVKENQILHKGSMIIDQESATLADLSIFPGDKLWVQDSEIHEHRDIADEITDQKANAQHPEKGFQGTLLTTTTSSQVA, encoded by the exons ATGATATGGAAGCCAGTTTGTCAAGGCTGCCGTGTGAATACTAAAGATAACCCTAACTGCTTTTGTGGATTGATTCCACCACCCAATGGAAGTCGTAAATCTGGCTTATGGCAGAAAATGTCTGATATTCTTCAAGCGCTTGGCTCAGACCCATTCAATGATCTTCGTAGTACTGATGAAACTCCGTCTGGTCTAACTAATCTGGGAGCAACATGCTATGCCAATAGTGTACTTCAGTGTCTGTACATGAACGCCTCGTTTCGAGAAGGTGTTTTCTCTGTTGAGCCAGATGTGTTAAACGAACAGCCTGTGTTATATCAGCTTGTCCGGCTTTTTGCACAGTTGCATGCTAGTAAATTAGCTTTTATTGATCCAGCTCCATTTATAACGACCCTGGAGCTGGATAATGCAGTTCAGCAGGATGGCCATGAGTTCCTGACCTTGCTTCTTTCACTGCTTGAACGTTGTCTGAGCCACTCTAAAGTTTCTAAGGCGAGAACAATTGTTCAAGATCTTTTTCGAGGAAGTGTATCACAAGTAACAAC GTGCTCAAATTGTGGAAGAGATTCTGAAGCATCTTCCAAAACTGAAGACTTCTACGAGCTGCAGATGAATGTCAAAGGCTTGAAAAGCTTAGACGAGAGTTTGGATCAGTACCTTAGTGTGGAACAGCTTCATGGAGAGAATCAATACAATTGTGAATTGTGTAAAAGCAGAGTCGATGCTACTCACCGCATCAGGCTGCGAACTCTACCTGATGTCCTTAATTTTCAGCTTAAGCGTTACGAGTTCCTTCCAAAG ACTACTACAAGGAAGAAAATCACATCTGCTTTTGGTTTCCCTGGAGAATTGGATATGGGGCGTAGGCTGTCTGAACCTTCTCAGCTGGAATGGATATATGACTTGTCAGCTGTGTTGATTCACAAGGGAACTGCTGTAAATAGCGGCCATTACATTGCTCATATCAAGGATGAGAATACAGGGCAGTGGTGGGAATTTGATGATGAGCATGTCTCAAACCTAGGTCGTCGCCCATTTGGAGAAGGCTTTTCAAGTTCTGCTAAAGGTGTTCATAGTGACAAAGTTTCACCATCTTGTGCAGGAGCAACGCTTGCTGATACCAGCAGAAGTATGGATGCTGTTCAGCCACAATCTTTAGAATCTAACATTCATAGTTGTAAAGAGATTTTTTCATCTACTGATGCATACAGGCTGATGTATAATCTTAGGCGTACTAGAAAGAATGATGGTAAAAGAGATCATATTGCCAACAATATTCAATTAGAAGGTCACAAGGGTTTACACAATGGCTTTCATCCTGCATCTCAACTCTTTGAGGATATAAATGATATGAATGCATCATATGCTGCTGCTTGTGAAGAGTACAaattgaagaaggaaaaagaggtGCGTCATATCACAGAACGGAGAGAAGAGGTGCGATCAGTTCTCTCAGAAGCTCCTGTTCGATTGCATCAAGAACCATTTTATTGGGTTTCTACGGACTGGCTTCGCCAGTGGGCTGACAATGTCACTCCAGG TGTTATAGACAACAAGCCTATCCAATGCTTACATGGAAAGGTTCCAGTGTCTAAAGTTGGGTCCATGAAGCGGTTGTCTGCTAAAGCTTGGGGAATCTTGTTTTCTAAG TATGATGGAGGGCCAGCACTGACCAATAGTGACTGCTGCATGGCTTGCCTTATTGATGGTGCCAAATCTGTGGTCTTTGCTGATAGCTATAGGGATCAAAGAACATTAATGAGAGATCTTGCAAATGATGTAATTGCTGGGAAGTGCTTGGATGGAGCATATTTTGTGTCCAAGACATG gCTGCAACAGTGGGTGAGACGAAAAAATATTGATGCTCCAAGTGAAGCTGATGCAGGACCAACAGCTTCAATTATGTGCCGACATGGACAACTAAGACCTGAGCAAGCTGGTGCCAAGCGATTGCTGGTTCCTGAGACACTTTGGCACTTTTTGTACAAGGATGCGGTTGCTGTAAAGTCTGATGATCCCTTGGGATGCACAACTTTTCCTTCAGATTCTGCACAGTGTTCTGAATGCAGTGATGAACTTTCTGAAGTTGCCTGCTTTGAGGattctataag GGAGATGAAGCTCAAACAGCGCCAAAATCATGAGAAGTTGGCTACTGGAAAGAGTATTCCCCTGTCTTTGAACTGCACGTATTACTTGATGCCTTCTTCTTGGCTCACAAAATGGAGAAACTACATAAATTCAAGTGGAAAGAATATTTCTTCATCAGTGGAACCTGAAGTTCTCGATCCTGTTATTGATGCACTGAAATGTGAATGG CATTCACGACTCCTAGAAAGGCCTCCTGACCTGGTGAACAAACGCGGTGTGCTTATACAGAAGAGTTCTACT ACAGATGCTTTAACAATAATTACAGAGAATGACTGGAACAGCTTCTGTGAAGACTGGGGCGGCAACAAGGAGAAAGGCATAATGGCAACAATTGAGTCCAGTGATGTTGCAGAAAATAATTTGGGTGGGTCCCAGGAAGATGTGTTTGTATTTAAAGACCATCCAAGTTCTCAGGACGAAGCAAACAATGACCCAGAGATCAGACAGCCTTTGATTAGGACCTCTCCAGAG ATTTGCGAGGATTGCATTGGTGAAAGAAAAAGTCGTGAGTTGGCGAAGAAGCTGAATTACTTCAATGAGGACATAAATGTATCTCTTGTACGTGGCAAGGAAGCTCCAAGATCAATTTTAGAAGCTTCTTCAACTACTCCTGAGACAGATCGGCGCGCCTCCAAGCGATCTCGAAAGACCAGTTATGGGACTTCAGTAAATCTAAAAGTTTCTGGTTCCACATCATTATACCAGTTAAAAATGATGATATGGGAATCACTTGGG